From Meiothermus sp., a single genomic window includes:
- the uvrB gene encoding excinuclease ABC subunit UvrB, which produces MFRYQGPEPKGDQPKAIEGLVEGLQDGERFVTLLGATGTGKTVTMAQTIARLNRPALVMAPNKVLAAQLAAEFRELFPENAVEFFISYYDYYQPEAYVPGRDLFIEKDAAINPEIERLRHSTTRSLLTRRDVIVVASVSAIYGLGSPEDYKNMSLIVEVGQDYPREALIERLVDLQYERGDLQLEAGRFRAKGEVLEVWPAYEQEPIRIELFGNTIDRVTVVHPVTGERLKDLPGFVLLGASHYATPEWRLKQAIPEIRRELEERLKVFEAEGKLLEAQRLKERTLYDLEMLEVMGTCPGIENYSRFLSGKAPGEAPYTLLDYFPDDYLVLLDESHVTVPQLRGMYNGDYMRKKTLVDYGFRLPSALDNRPLRFSEFLERAGQVVFVSATPGPYELEVSGRVVEQIIRPTGLLDPQVTVKPATGQIEDLMGAIRTRAARGERTLVTVLTVRMAEELTAYLVEHGVRARYLHHELDAFERQALLRDLRLGYFDALVGINLLREGLDLPEVSLVAILDADKQGFLRSERSLIQTIGRAARNVGGEVFLYADTVSDSMRAAIDETNRRRAIQEAYNAEHGITPATIQKSVRKVIKPEDYEAEAAEVALDDPALLQSLLEQLESEMWAASEALDFEKAASLRDQMRSLEARLKGLPEPTAAGKGKRRRRR; this is translated from the coding sequence ATGTTCCGCTACCAGGGCCCAGAACCCAAAGGCGACCAGCCCAAAGCCATAGAGGGGCTGGTGGAGGGTTTGCAGGACGGCGAGCGCTTCGTGACCCTGCTGGGGGCTACCGGCACCGGCAAGACCGTGACCATGGCCCAGACCATCGCGCGCCTGAACCGCCCCGCCCTGGTGATGGCCCCCAACAAGGTGTTGGCCGCGCAACTGGCCGCCGAGTTCCGCGAGCTATTCCCCGAGAATGCGGTGGAGTTCTTCATCAGCTACTACGACTACTACCAGCCCGAGGCCTACGTGCCGGGGCGCGACCTGTTCATCGAGAAGGACGCCGCCATCAACCCCGAGATCGAGCGCCTGCGCCACTCCACCACCCGCAGCCTGCTCACCCGGCGGGATGTGATTGTGGTGGCCTCGGTCTCGGCCATCTATGGCCTGGGGAGCCCCGAGGACTACAAAAACATGAGCCTGATTGTGGAGGTGGGGCAGGACTACCCCCGCGAAGCCCTGATCGAGCGGCTGGTGGATTTGCAGTACGAGCGGGGCGATTTGCAGTTGGAGGCAGGCCGCTTCCGGGCCAAAGGCGAGGTGCTCGAGGTCTGGCCGGCCTACGAGCAGGAGCCCATCCGCATCGAGCTTTTTGGCAACACCATCGACCGCGTGACGGTGGTGCACCCGGTGACGGGCGAGCGGCTCAAAGATTTGCCGGGGTTTGTGCTGCTGGGGGCCAGCCACTACGCCACACCGGAATGGCGCCTGAAGCAGGCCATTCCGGAAATTCGCCGGGAGCTAGAGGAGCGGCTCAAGGTGTTCGAGGCCGAGGGCAAGCTGCTGGAGGCCCAGCGGCTCAAGGAGCGCACCCTATACGACCTCGAGATGCTGGAGGTGATGGGCACCTGCCCCGGCATCGAGAACTACAGCCGCTTTCTATCGGGCAAAGCCCCGGGGGAAGCGCCCTATACCCTGCTGGACTACTTTCCCGACGACTACCTGGTGCTCCTGGACGAGTCGCACGTGACGGTGCCGCAGCTTCGGGGCATGTACAACGGCGACTACATGCGCAAGAAAACCCTGGTGGACTACGGCTTTCGCCTGCCCAGCGCCCTCGACAACCGCCCCCTGCGCTTCAGCGAGTTCCTGGAGCGGGCCGGGCAGGTGGTGTTTGTATCGGCCACTCCCGGCCCCTACGAGCTGGAAGTCTCGGGCCGGGTGGTGGAGCAGATCATCCGCCCCACCGGCCTCTTGGATCCTCAGGTGACGGTCAAGCCGGCCACCGGCCAGATCGAAGACCTGATGGGGGCCATCCGCACCCGCGCGGCGCGGGGTGAGCGCACCCTGGTCACGGTGCTGACCGTGCGCATGGCCGAGGAACTCACGGCCTACCTGGTCGAGCACGGGGTGCGGGCCCGCTACCTGCACCACGAGCTCGACGCCTTCGAGCGGCAGGCCCTCCTGCGCGACCTGCGGCTGGGCTACTTCGACGCCCTGGTGGGCATCAACCTGCTGCGCGAGGGGCTCGACCTGCCCGAGGTCTCGCTGGTGGCCATTCTGGACGCCGACAAGCAGGGCTTTTTGCGCTCCGAGCGCTCGCTCATCCAGACCATTGGGCGGGCCGCCCGCAACGTAGGGGGCGAGGTGTTTCTCTATGCCGATACGGTTTCGGACTCCATGCGGGCAGCCATCGATGAGACCAACCGCCGCCGGGCCATCCAGGAGGCCTACAACGCCGAACACGGCATCACCCCGGCCACCATCCAGAAATCGGTGCGCAAGGTGATCAAACCCGAGGACTACGAGGCCGAGGCCGCCGAGGTGGCCCTGGACGACCCAGCCCTGCTGCAAAGCCTGCTGGAGCAGCTCGAGAGCGAGATGTGGGCCGCTTCTGAAGCCCTGGACTTCGAGAAAGCCGCGTCCTTGCGCGACCAGATGCGCTCGCTCGAGGCCCGCCTCAAGGGCCTGCCCGAGCCCACCGCCGCCGGCAAGGGCAAGCGGCGGCGCAGGCGCTAG
- a CDS encoding S-layer homology domain-containing protein, whose product MKKKLVVYLAGLLTVLGLGFGQAQFSDVPAGHWAKEAVERIAACGLITGFPDGTFRGNTNLTRYQAALIFQRLLNEIQQGGECVKGQGQGGGLSDEDLTAIRNAVQELAAELAALGVRVSALEDNAATKDDIARLEAAIEGLKTAQPQGGMDEAALADLADRVEAASVAADTALAQAQVLAERLDAVEGDVASLKTQVEADADSIRALNELAVLLNQDVLSLQDRVTALEKQLGDVDFDSFANKEDVSAIQEFATALRADLVRLSDRVSALDTRVSGLDQRLAAVEGTRPSLTGSITGRYGYNYTTGANYDVRRLYPNVWDDYNWDGNDNGQTVDDADFNNGGDNRARIITTFTVARTPGSTAGFNFQEARIQLRWTQDGAPRLEDALPTVGFTQNVTSGIPQVMVASVKGNIDGQPFTIAYNRFNGFRFTNYFMSNADPNYTGGLGRGFKVDFSASKAPFSPTYTVVFGGTGDSGFNVGGNSGGVRDYFGLRSTVNLLGLTAGVNYAEYNVREAATGRAGFALDLNGKLFGFLGLEAEYVATKPVTVADWDFSDSTKVDQASVIKLSTGFGPLSIEANARAIDPQFAESGYNANNAGLSIDFQTSRDNKRPYDDNERGFGVKGTLGLGFVTATVQYDHDADFFETAASIRNSLGVDATVPLFAGFSLFGYFYNVTDSGNTLQTGSDRFDSKYGFKLSHDGKASNALIKNLDLFGEYRQLETAAAGDYDRSDILVGAKYEAKFGPFGITPLFFFDSAGGSSSGSALKYGVQLKTDAFNLGFINPSLEGSFVNRTSDIGGASRGEIYWHAGLSFSNFFFNGGTLAVKYASYSGTGLDAAASTLGVEDHLYDHTTDYIYSDNTGAVNFTLTGLLLTYRYAGIGLDYHMGNLSSGGTDNRSYGFRISYSFSW is encoded by the coding sequence ATGAAGAAGAAGCTAGTTGTTTACTTGGCTGGGTTGCTGACCGTGCTCGGTCTCGGCTTCGGTCAGGCACAGTTCTCCGACGTACCCGCCGGACACTGGGCCAAAGAAGCCGTCGAGCGCATCGCAGCCTGCGGTCTTATCACGGGCTTCCCCGATGGGACATTCCGTGGCAATACCAACCTGACCCGCTACCAGGCCGCCCTCATCTTCCAGCGCTTGCTCAACGAGATTCAGCAAGGCGGCGAGTGCGTTAAGGGTCAAGGCCAAGGCGGTGGCCTGAGCGATGAAGACCTGACCGCTATCCGCAACGCGGTGCAGGAGCTGGCCGCCGAGCTGGCTGCCCTGGGCGTGCGCGTCTCGGCCCTGGAAGACAACGCCGCGACCAAGGACGACATCGCCCGCCTCGAGGCCGCCATCGAAGGGCTCAAGACCGCCCAGCCCCAAGGTGGCATGGACGAAGCCGCCCTGGCCGACCTGGCCGACCGCGTCGAGGCTGCCTCGGTAGCCGCCGACACCGCTTTGGCCCAGGCCCAGGTGCTGGCCGAGCGTCTGGATGCCGTAGAGGGCGATGTGGCCTCCCTCAAGACCCAGGTTGAGGCCGACGCCGACAGCATCCGCGCCCTCAACGAGCTGGCCGTGCTCTTGAACCAGGACGTGCTCAGCCTGCAAGACCGGGTGACCGCCCTCGAGAAGCAACTGGGCGACGTGGACTTCGACAGCTTCGCCAACAAAGAAGACGTGAGCGCCATCCAGGAGTTCGCCACCGCCCTGCGGGCCGACCTGGTGCGCCTCTCCGACCGGGTGAGCGCGCTGGATACCCGCGTGAGCGGCCTTGACCAGCGGCTGGCAGCTGTGGAGGGCACCCGCCCCAGCCTGACCGGTAGCATTACCGGGCGCTACGGCTACAACTACACCACCGGCGCCAACTATGACGTCCGCCGTCTGTATCCCAACGTCTGGGACGACTATAACTGGGACGGTAACGACAACGGCCAGACCGTAGACGATGCCGATTTCAACAACGGCGGCGACAACCGGGCCCGCATTATCACCACCTTCACCGTGGCCCGCACCCCCGGCAGCACCGCCGGCTTCAACTTCCAGGAAGCCCGCATCCAGCTCCGCTGGACCCAGGACGGCGCCCCTCGCCTCGAGGATGCCTTGCCCACCGTCGGCTTTACTCAGAACGTGACCTCGGGTATTCCGCAGGTGATGGTAGCCTCGGTTAAGGGCAACATTGACGGCCAGCCCTTCACCATTGCCTACAACCGCTTCAACGGCTTCCGCTTCACCAACTACTTCATGTCCAACGCCGACCCCAACTACACCGGTGGTCTGGGCCGGGGCTTCAAGGTAGACTTTAGCGCCAGCAAGGCCCCCTTCAGCCCCACCTACACCGTGGTATTTGGCGGGACGGGCGACAGCGGCTTCAACGTGGGTGGCAACTCCGGTGGTGTGCGCGACTACTTCGGTCTGCGCTCCACGGTCAACCTGCTGGGTCTGACCGCCGGCGTGAACTACGCCGAGTACAACGTGCGCGAAGCAGCGACCGGTCGTGCTGGTTTCGCTCTCGACCTGAACGGCAAGCTGTTTGGCTTCCTGGGCTTGGAAGCCGAGTACGTAGCCACCAAGCCGGTTACCGTAGCCGATTGGGACTTCTCCGACTCCACCAAAGTTGACCAGGCCTCGGTCATCAAGCTCTCCACTGGCTTTGGCCCGCTGAGCATTGAGGCCAACGCCCGGGCCATTGACCCGCAGTTCGCGGAAAGCGGCTACAACGCCAACAACGCCGGTCTCTCCATCGACTTCCAGACCAGCCGTGACAACAAGCGCCCCTACGACGACAACGAGCGCGGCTTTGGGGTGAAAGGAACGCTCGGCCTGGGCTTTGTGACCGCAACTGTTCAGTACGACCACGATGCGGACTTCTTTGAGACCGCTGCCAGCATCCGCAACAGCCTGGGCGTCGACGCTACCGTGCCCTTGTTTGCCGGCTTCAGCCTGTTTGGCTACTTCTACAACGTCACCGACTCGGGTAATACACTGCAAACCGGTAGCGACCGCTTCGACAGCAAATATGGTTTCAAGCTGTCGCATGACGGCAAGGCTTCCAACGCCCTGATCAAGAACCTGGATCTGTTTGGTGAATACCGCCAGCTCGAGACCGCTGCGGCGGGCGACTACGACCGCTCCGACATCCTGGTTGGGGCCAAGTACGAAGCCAAGTTCGGGCCCTTTGGCATCACCCCCCTCTTCTTCTTCGACAGCGCGGGCGGTAGCAGCAGCGGCAGCGCGCTCAAGTACGGGGTTCAGCTCAAGACCGATGCCTTCAACCTGGGCTTCATCAACCCCAGCCTGGAGGGTAGCTTCGTAAACCGTACCTCCGACATTGGCGGTGCGAGCCGGGGCGAGATCTACTGGCACGCTGGCCTCAGCTTCTCCAACTTCTTCTTCAACGGCGGCACCCTGGCGGTGAAGTACGCCAGCTACTCGGGCACCGGCCTCGACGCTGCGGCCTCCACCCTGGGCGTGGAAGACCACCTCTACGACCACACCACCGACTACATCTACTCCGACAACACCGGTGCGGTGAACTTCACCCTGACTGGTCTGCTCCTGACCTACCGCTATGCCGGTATCGGTCTGGACTACCACATGGGCAACCTCAGCTCCGGCGGTACGGACAACCGCAGCTACGGCTTCCGTATCTCCTACAGCTTCAGCTGGTAA